In the genome of Syngnathoides biaculeatus isolate LvHL_M chromosome 14, ASM1980259v1, whole genome shotgun sequence, one region contains:
- the fbxl3a gene encoding F-box/LRR-repeat protein 3 isoform X2, whose translation MKRIKGGKEEGNTSPTKSSPEARKKVRKHSGLASEASGSLDSNWARLPQELLLHVFQYLPLLDRAFASQVCRGWNQAFHMPELWRCFEFELNQPASSYLKATHPDLIKQIIKRHSNHLQYVSFKVDSSTESAEAACDILSQLVNCSLKTLGLISTARPSFMEVPKSHFISALTVVFVNSKSLSSLKIDDTPVDDPSLKVLVANNSDTLKLLKMSSCPHVSPAGILCVADQCHGLRELALNYHLLSDELLLALSSEKHVHLEHLRIDVVSENPGQHFHGIKKSSWDAMVRHSPKFNLVMYFFLYEDEFGPFFNDEIPVTHLYFGRSVSKEVLGRVGLHCPRLVELVVCANGLRPLDEELIRIAKRCTQLSAIGLGECEVSCGAFVEFVKMCGRRLSQLSIMEEVLIPDHEYSLDEIHWEVSKHLGRVWFPDMMPTW comes from the exons ATGAAGAGGATAAAAGGCGGCAAGGAGGAGGGCAACACCTCCCCGACGAAGAGCTCGCCGGAGGCACGCAAGAAAGTCCGGAAGCACTCGGGCCTGGCGTCGGAGGCCAGCGGCTCGTTGGACTCCAACTGGGCTCGGCTGCCTCAAGAGCTGCTCCTTCACGTCTTCCAGTACCTACCGCTGCTGGATCGGGCCTTCGCCTCACAAGTGTGCCGCGGGTGGAACCAGGCGTTCCACATGCCCGAGCTGTGGCGCTGCTTCGAGTTTGAGCTCAACCAGCCGGCCAGCTCTTATCTGAAAGCCACGCACCCGGACCTGATCAAGCAGATCATCAAGAGGCACTCCAACCACTTGCAGTATGTCAGCTTCAAG GTGGACAGCAGCACTGAGTCCGCAGAGGCGGCCTGTGACATCCTTTCGCAGTTGGTGAACTGCTCCCTGAAGACTTTAGGACTCATCTCGACCGCCAGACCCAGTTTCATGGAGGTCCCGAAG TCTCACTTCATCTCGGCGCTGACGGTGGTGTTCGTCAACTCCAAGTCGCTGTCCTCGCTGAAGATCGACGACACGCCGGTGGACGACCCCTCGCTGAAGGTGCTGGTGGCCAATAACAGCGACACGCTCAAGCTGCTCAAGATGAGCAGCTGCCCTCACGTCTCGCCGGCAG GGATCCTGTGCGTGGCGGACCAGTGCCACGGCCTGCGGGAGCTGGCGTTGAACTACCACCTCCTGAGCGACGAGCTCCTGCTGGCCCTGTCCTCCGAGAAGCACGTGCACCTGGAGCACCTGCGCATCGACGTGGTGAGCGAGAACCCGGGCCAGCACTTCCACGGCATCAAGAAGAGCAGCTGGGACGCCATGGTCCGCCACTCGCCCAAGTTCAACCTGGTCATGTACTTCTTCCTGTACGAGGACGAGTTCGGGCCCTTCTTCAACGACGAGATCCCCGTCACGCACCTCTACTTCGGCCGCTCCGTCAGCAAGGAGGTGCTGGGCCGCGTGGGCCTGCACTGCCCTCGCCTGGTGGAGCTGGTGGTGTGCGCCAACGGCCTGCGCCCGCTGGACGAGGAGCTGATCCGCATCGCCAAGCGCTGCACGCAGCTGTCGGCCATCGGCCTGGGCGAGTGCGAGGTGTCGTGCGGCGCCTTCGTGGAGTTCGTCAAGATGTGCGGGCGCCGCCTGTCGCAGCTCTCCATCATGGAGGAGGTGCTCATCCCCGACCACGAGTACTCCCTGGACGAGATCCACTGGGAGGTGTCCAAGCACCTGGGCCGGGTTTGGTTCCCGGACATGATGCCCACCTGGTAG
- the fbxl3a gene encoding F-box/LRR-repeat protein 3 isoform X1, whose amino-acid sequence MSSLQTRTEIQYCTSFALMRMKRIKGGKEEGNTSPTKSSPEARKKVRKHSGLASEASGSLDSNWARLPQELLLHVFQYLPLLDRAFASQVCRGWNQAFHMPELWRCFEFELNQPASSYLKATHPDLIKQIIKRHSNHLQYVSFKVDSSTESAEAACDILSQLVNCSLKTLGLISTARPSFMEVPKSHFISALTVVFVNSKSLSSLKIDDTPVDDPSLKVLVANNSDTLKLLKMSSCPHVSPAGILCVADQCHGLRELALNYHLLSDELLLALSSEKHVHLEHLRIDVVSENPGQHFHGIKKSSWDAMVRHSPKFNLVMYFFLYEDEFGPFFNDEIPVTHLYFGRSVSKEVLGRVGLHCPRLVELVVCANGLRPLDEELIRIAKRCTQLSAIGLGECEVSCGAFVEFVKMCGRRLSQLSIMEEVLIPDHEYSLDEIHWEVSKHLGRVWFPDMMPTW is encoded by the exons AATGAAGAGGATAAAAGGCGGCAAGGAGGAGGGCAACACCTCCCCGACGAAGAGCTCGCCGGAGGCACGCAAGAAAGTCCGGAAGCACTCGGGCCTGGCGTCGGAGGCCAGCGGCTCGTTGGACTCCAACTGGGCTCGGCTGCCTCAAGAGCTGCTCCTTCACGTCTTCCAGTACCTACCGCTGCTGGATCGGGCCTTCGCCTCACAAGTGTGCCGCGGGTGGAACCAGGCGTTCCACATGCCCGAGCTGTGGCGCTGCTTCGAGTTTGAGCTCAACCAGCCGGCCAGCTCTTATCTGAAAGCCACGCACCCGGACCTGATCAAGCAGATCATCAAGAGGCACTCCAACCACTTGCAGTATGTCAGCTTCAAG GTGGACAGCAGCACTGAGTCCGCAGAGGCGGCCTGTGACATCCTTTCGCAGTTGGTGAACTGCTCCCTGAAGACTTTAGGACTCATCTCGACCGCCAGACCCAGTTTCATGGAGGTCCCGAAG TCTCACTTCATCTCGGCGCTGACGGTGGTGTTCGTCAACTCCAAGTCGCTGTCCTCGCTGAAGATCGACGACACGCCGGTGGACGACCCCTCGCTGAAGGTGCTGGTGGCCAATAACAGCGACACGCTCAAGCTGCTCAAGATGAGCAGCTGCCCTCACGTCTCGCCGGCAG GGATCCTGTGCGTGGCGGACCAGTGCCACGGCCTGCGGGAGCTGGCGTTGAACTACCACCTCCTGAGCGACGAGCTCCTGCTGGCCCTGTCCTCCGAGAAGCACGTGCACCTGGAGCACCTGCGCATCGACGTGGTGAGCGAGAACCCGGGCCAGCACTTCCACGGCATCAAGAAGAGCAGCTGGGACGCCATGGTCCGCCACTCGCCCAAGTTCAACCTGGTCATGTACTTCTTCCTGTACGAGGACGAGTTCGGGCCCTTCTTCAACGACGAGATCCCCGTCACGCACCTCTACTTCGGCCGCTCCGTCAGCAAGGAGGTGCTGGGCCGCGTGGGCCTGCACTGCCCTCGCCTGGTGGAGCTGGTGGTGTGCGCCAACGGCCTGCGCCCGCTGGACGAGGAGCTGATCCGCATCGCCAAGCGCTGCACGCAGCTGTCGGCCATCGGCCTGGGCGAGTGCGAGGTGTCGTGCGGCGCCTTCGTGGAGTTCGTCAAGATGTGCGGGCGCCGCCTGTCGCAGCTCTCCATCATGGAGGAGGTGCTCATCCCCGACCACGAGTACTCCCTGGACGAGATCCACTGGGAGGTGTCCAAGCACCTGGGCCGGGTTTGGTTCCCGGACATGATGCCCACCTGGTAG
- the fbxl3a gene encoding F-box/LRR-repeat protein 3 isoform X3 — protein sequence MSSLQTRTEIQYCTSFALMRMKRIKGGKEEGNTSPTKSSPEARKKVRKHSGLASEASGSLDSNWARLPQELLLHVFQYLPLLDRAFASQVCRGWNQAFHMPELWRCFEFELNQPASSYLKATHPDLIKQIIKRHSNHLQYVSFKVDSSTESAEAACDILSQLVNCSLKTLGLISTARPSFMEVPKSHFISALTVVFVNSKSLSSLKIDDTPVDDPSLKVLVANNSDTLKLLKMSSCPHVSPAGILCVADQCHGLRELALNYHLLSDELLLALSSEKHVHLEHLRIDVDEFGPFFNDEIPVTHLYFGRSVSKEVLGRVGLHCPRLVELVVCANGLRPLDEELIRIAKRCTQLSAIGLGECEVSCGAFVEFVKMCGRRLSQLSIMEEVLIPDHEYSLDEIHWEVSKHLGRVWFPDMMPTW from the exons AATGAAGAGGATAAAAGGCGGCAAGGAGGAGGGCAACACCTCCCCGACGAAGAGCTCGCCGGAGGCACGCAAGAAAGTCCGGAAGCACTCGGGCCTGGCGTCGGAGGCCAGCGGCTCGTTGGACTCCAACTGGGCTCGGCTGCCTCAAGAGCTGCTCCTTCACGTCTTCCAGTACCTACCGCTGCTGGATCGGGCCTTCGCCTCACAAGTGTGCCGCGGGTGGAACCAGGCGTTCCACATGCCCGAGCTGTGGCGCTGCTTCGAGTTTGAGCTCAACCAGCCGGCCAGCTCTTATCTGAAAGCCACGCACCCGGACCTGATCAAGCAGATCATCAAGAGGCACTCCAACCACTTGCAGTATGTCAGCTTCAAG GTGGACAGCAGCACTGAGTCCGCAGAGGCGGCCTGTGACATCCTTTCGCAGTTGGTGAACTGCTCCCTGAAGACTTTAGGACTCATCTCGACCGCCAGACCCAGTTTCATGGAGGTCCCGAAG TCTCACTTCATCTCGGCGCTGACGGTGGTGTTCGTCAACTCCAAGTCGCTGTCCTCGCTGAAGATCGACGACACGCCGGTGGACGACCCCTCGCTGAAGGTGCTGGTGGCCAATAACAGCGACACGCTCAAGCTGCTCAAGATGAGCAGCTGCCCTCACGTCTCGCCGGCAG GGATCCTGTGCGTGGCGGACCAGTGCCACGGCCTGCGGGAGCTGGCGTTGAACTACCACCTCCTGAGCGACGAGCTCCTGCTGGCCCTGTCCTCCGAGAAGCACGTGCACCTGGAGCACCTGCGCATCGACGTG GACGAGTTCGGGCCCTTCTTCAACGACGAGATCCCCGTCACGCACCTCTACTTCGGCCGCTCCGTCAGCAAGGAGGTGCTGGGCCGCGTGGGCCTGCACTGCCCTCGCCTGGTGGAGCTGGTGGTGTGCGCCAACGGCCTGCGCCCGCTGGACGAGGAGCTGATCCGCATCGCCAAGCGCTGCACGCAGCTGTCGGCCATCGGCCTGGGCGAGTGCGAGGTGTCGTGCGGCGCCTTCGTGGAGTTCGTCAAGATGTGCGGGCGCCGCCTGTCGCAGCTCTCCATCATGGAGGAGGTGCTCATCCCCGACCACGAGTACTCCCTGGACGAGATCCACTGGGAGGTGTCCAAGCACCTGGGCCGGGTTTGGTTCCCGGACATGATGCCCACCTGGTAG